The DNA sequence CGGCCGGCGTCACCATCAGCAGCCCTCTGGACTTGGGCAGCCTTAGCTTCGCCGAGCTCGACGACGCCTCGGCCTCGGCGCTCTACCCTGACGTGGGCTTGGGGGACATTCTTATGGACGATGGGTGCACCTTGTCTCCGGAGAGGGGGGCTGACCCACTCTTCTCCCCTCTGTCACCAGGTGCCTCGaaaagcagcaggagcagcctTGAAATGGACGAGGACTTGTGATGAGCCCTGTGTGAAGTCAGAGACTGTCTGTAGGGACGGGAATGTCAGGAAGTCCAGTCTATCCTTTAATAAACGTGAGTCTGTTTCTAGGACTATAGTTTTGAACTTAGCAAAGCAAAGCTAGCTTAGATAAAAATTACATCGACATTGCATCAGGAAAACATGAGTtcctcttgattttttttgccatacagACCGAATTATAATTGTTGCAGTTTCGAGCAGGTCAGACTATGTCTGGATTTCTAAATGCAATCTTATTAAAACtgaatattgtatataataAGGCATGGACTTAGCATTAAGaaataatacattattaaataatttttaagAGTTTCTTCAGAGATTTAACAGGGATACAAAGTTTGCTTAAATTTACGCAATGAGCATTTGTAGGGAGGAAAGCTGTGAggtttctttttcaaagcaaTGGCATAACAAACTTATTAAGATATGCCGACACACAAAtagatgttttatttccttttttactttatttttttttttccaactgacTGGAATCAGGGTCTGCTAATAGCCGTCGCACGCTCATCTATGTTGGGTTGTTTCACCAGCAGCTACAGAAGGGATCTTTTAAAAATTGGCACATTGTGGAATATTTACTGCATATTGTATAtaagaatattttattttcagcaatTTTTATTGCACCTTATTGTATGACAGTCTATGCATTTTATGAGagcttttgtctgtttgtattacttttacacacacacacacacacgcacatgttgcatgtatctgtatctgtaatAAACATGAAGAGCAGTGGTTAATCACGTGCTGCTGCAGCTAGTTAGCCAAAGCAGGACTTCTTCCAGAGTAGCTACAAATTACAAATCagcgttttatttttttgaatatatCCACTCAGTCGGTGGAAAGGCGAGATCGTAGGAGAATGCAAAACAATTTTATCCTTTTACAATTGTACTGTAGTTCATATGTTTTTTGATACCTGGATAATAGTTTGATAGAGTTTAGTTTCTCCTGACTAATATCTGTGTTGTCAGTAATAGTGACCTTGGCGATCACCGAGTGATTTTATCTATTAGCATGTTCATCCGAAAttgtggctttttctttttccttttcgaCGATCAAAATTGATATATCTAATAATGCATTATTGCTCACTGTAGTGTGAAGTCGGAGGGCCCTGTCCTTCTTTTAAACCAACCACTAGTTTCACCGCTGTAATAACAAGGTATACCTGTTcgttgtgtaaaaaaacctGCAATGCAATTATTGTTCTATAAAATTGCCACAAATTTTAGAAAGGCATTTCATTTGTCAGATGCTCAACACAAATTCATGTACAGTCAATGAGCGTGTTTGAGAAAGTAACttcatatattgttttttttgatttttgtaacACTGATGTACTGTATTCCTTTTCCAACACAACCTCCATGTTATTGGTACAGTTAAATTTTAAACTATTCTTTGAGCTGTGATAAAAATGGGATTATCCCCAAAAACAAGTGATTTTAATGAGTCTTCTCCTGTTCATTCAGAACTTGGAGGTACTTTATTTCTGAGTCTACTCCATAGATCTGTTGCGCTCGTTGTGTGTTTCTTAAGATCAAGTACCTATGCTCAGCTTTTTTCCTCTCATACTTAATCACTCTCCACAATATTAACCATGTCTTCTCCTGGATTATATTGAGTGCTAACATTGACTGTTAACCATAAACATAACATTTGTGACTTGTCCCTACAAGTTGGCTTTCAGAGGGTTTTAACAAATAAACGATTCCCATTGCTTCATGTGTCTTGATGTGGTTATTATTGGCTCAAGGACAGTGTCAGTGGAAGAGCATTTGAGAGATCTCCATGGCGAGGTCCAGGCACTCGGTAGCCTGGAGGCAGATGTCGCAGATGGGACAGTCGCACAGGAAACAGCGAGCACCGAGACATCTGCAGAGGTCACAGTGGTGGGTGACGTCCAGGAGGGGCTGCAGGGTGGCGGGCTCGCAGCCGCACAGGTAGGAGCACAGTGACCAGACGCACTCGCTACATCCCCCCACGGTGGCCAACAGGCAGTCCAGTGGGTGACAGAAGAGACATGCCAAAAGGATTGCAGCACAGAGGTCTCGCGTAGGACAGAtggtgagaaagaaaagaggcaaGTTAACttaacaaagaaaacaaaagcagtgaGACGCAACAGTTTAGTGTCCTTACCCTCTTCGTCTGGCTCAGTGTGCACACTGGTGGTTTTGAGGCTTCCCTGACTCCTGCGCATTGATGGGATGGTCTTATTCACTTCATAGACCGTGCGAGTCTCCATGACGGAGGGTGGCAGCAGGGCACACAGAGGCTTCGGCTGGGCTTTCTCCACTGAGCTCGGGCTGCGGGTGGACACCTCCCTGGACACGCCACCGTTTGGGTTATTCTGCAAGTTTGATTCAACGGGGTTTTCTGCACCAGACATGAAAATGTGCCAATCATTAGGAAATTATCTTTGCTCGATAATAACCatgtgaagtgtgtttgtgttttcaggtaCTTTTACATTGCCTGAGTATTACTTTTGTATGCTTTGTTTAATGATGCATTTACAGCAGTACATTCTAACTGATAATCCAATAATATAGTATTGCACAGTGACAGGGGGTTACTCTACATGATGAGTACTTTTGCCTTTGATACATTTTGCTGCTTATACACCTGCCATTTTGATAAAGTAGATTTCACATGCAGGACTGTTCCTTGTAACGGAGAACCTGAAGGAAAAAGATTGAattacttcttccaccactgttACTAAAGAAGATACAGGACAAGAtacttgcttgttttgtttgcaagTTGAAAATAATGATGTGTCCTCAGGACATCTGCTCTGAAAAACTATTGATTACAGTCAAAGCCTCTGTATGATAAACCAGGATGGGAGGACCTACAGTGTATCAACAACTGCAACCCGTCACACGCAGTACCTCTTCTCTGTGCCCCTACCTGCAGTGACACAGTCAGCTTGAACGTGTTCCTGTAAATCTGTGGTTTTAGAGTCACGCAGCAGTCGTTTGTCAACACTCCCATCCTCCACCTTTCCATTCACATCTGCAGAATTCAGTTTGGCATCCATCATGGCATTGTCTACttcaagaaaacagaaacactgacatAACAATTTGTATTGCTTTAAACTACTGTTTTTTTACCCCCACTTTTAATTGACATAACTCAGTCATTGGTCTTATGATACAAATGTAAAGAATAAACTGCATCATTCTGTGTACGGCACGCCCAAAGTCCGATATATTGCTGAGGTTTTGTAGCTGTTTGTGATGAGTGGACATGGTGGAAATTGCAGAGAGGTTAATCTATTATTCATCACCATTTTAGAAACATTTATAATGTAGATGAAAGGCAGCTCACGGATATCCTGACAGGTATATGAGAATGTGCGATCTTGATTTTGCTGtcatcaataattcatgtttttaagtAATACTTACTTATGGGTGacagagttttattttatttttttgtgggggggggggggggggggcaggtaaaacagaggaaacacatactgtaataaTATGGAATACAAGGGACGTAAACAGAGTATAATGCAAACCGAGTAGGTCAAACCAAAATTGCGCACATTCAATAAACCTTCATTCGGTGCATCTGATGAATGGAATTAATAGTCACCACCATAACATTTTGAACATTGTGTTTCTAAAGGCACATAATACACATATAATCCACAAAGAGTTGGTTAGGAAATATGTTGTACTTACTTTTCTTGGCATATTTGAGATGTAGCTGATGCGGCATACAGCCTTAATCACAGACACATCCTTTCAGTCACCTGTCAGCAATGGTGGTGCAAATGCATCACACTttcacagccccccccctcccctctcactctctctctctctctctctctctctctctctctctctctctctctctctctctctctctatttctctggTGTTTTGTTCTACATCTAATATTACATAGTAGTTGCAagtattatgattatgattatgattattatatacTTAATGTTCCCCTGCTGGCCTTGAATAATAGTCAAGTAGAGTGAATGTGTAAACGTCCTTTATAACAAATCCAACAGGTGGCGACAGTGTGCGGTTGAATGCTAATtcaccaaagaagaagaacaacaccGACCAATGACGGATGGTATTTTAACGAATAGTAATCCGAGTTCATCCGATTGTGAGCGATGCCACATCCGGTGTAAACCATTTTAGCAGGACGCTAGCTGCCGAGCTAACagagtctctctttttttccctcatatctgttgctttttttgcttcatttgtaGAGCGACCAGAACTGTAAGATCTAATATAATGGTAAGTACTTTGATTATACTTAAATTCTATCAAGTCTATGATTATGATAGCTAATTTAATTTGGCCGACTAAAAGGTTTCCACGGCCCTAACAAGAGTTTTGCTAGTTTTGATCCGACTGTAGTTACGACGTTGGAATAGTCGTATTAAATCTGACTTTTATAACATATATTTGTATTGACTGGTTTGTGGCAACGAAAGCAAACTGACAAATGTTTTCTGTACATGTTCAAGTAGCTAATGCTAACCGAATAACTACCATCGGAGCTAGCGTTAGCACGTAAAGTGACCTGAGGTTGGGTTGTAAACAAAGCACCTGATAATGTTACacgtttttttccttctcttacGAACCGACAATGTTTGTATTTAAACGAATCAAGTTTTCTTCCCAGACACACTAATGGTATAGCTGGTAGTGAATATGCTAGCAATACGTTAGTTATGAAATCAACACGACTTCTGCTTTACTTTAGTCTCAATCGTTAGACAGCAATACGTGGTCAGATTTACAGTGTAATaaacatgatatatattttttccaaactgtGGGAGAGtagagaaaaaatatgaaatatgcagAATAGACTATGTTCAGTGTACTGGAAAGGACTCTACTGTTACCAATTAGAGCCTAACCGATAAGGATTTTTAGGGGGCCGTTATCAATATTTTGGAGTAAAAGATTtgccgataccgatacatcggcctatgtatgtgtatataatatatatatatatatatatatatatatatatatatatatatatatatattaaaaaaaaaccggacaatgattcctaaaatgtcattatcaaaccttttttgacaaagacatgtaattgaggcttgatattttagtttaaccatgaactttagCTTGAATAGCTAtataattgaaaatacaaatccaACCAGATACATAGAAcgtataacaaacatttattttacaatgtaaacatacacatacaaaggCTCaaaatcagttggccgataatatcggtcgggctcttgaAATATCgtccgataccgatatgtccGTGAAAGGCTAACATCAAAGGGCTCTATTAACCAATGTGTGACAACAATTTCTAGTTATTGAGCAGCTGACTTTGTGTTACAGCAAAGCTACTCTGCACTGTGCTTTGACACTTGGATAGTTAATACGCACAACATATATACACTCATAGAGTCCTCTGCTGTCCTTGAGAAAATGTCCTACAGTTCATGAAAAATAGTGCATGAGTTGTGTGCTAGTTGGATAGTTTGCATCACTGTGGCGTGAAGAACAACTCTGGGTTTGCCTTTACAGATAATGGTTCCAATAACCAGGCATTGTTGCGATGaagaattaatttattattcCTTTAGGTGTCTGCATATGGTTTCTCAGAAATTGTGCTCGTCTTTCCGGGTGGTGGTCTCCGTCCCGGGTTTGTATCTTCAAATGTGGTGAAGTGACTCAGTGTCTCGCCTCTGTTTCTGCTgtaattcaaatgggattctgagaggatcCACTTCCTGAAGTTCCTGTTATATGCAATGAGAtcacaggtttgtgtgtgtgtgtgtgtgtgtgtgtgtgtgtgtgtgtgtgtgtgtgtgtgtgtgtgtgtgtgtgtgtgtgtgtgtgtgtgtgtgtgtgtgtgtgtgtgtgtgtgtgtgtgtgtgtgtgtgtgtgcgcgcgcgcgcatgtgtgtgtgcgttcattCCTTTAATCCTTTAATCATTGCCTCAACAGGGATTGTGTGGTAGGATTTCAATTAACGACTATTAAGAGTTCGaatgaacattcaaactgtgcaaCCTATGACAGAAGACAACTGTCTTGGTGCTAAATAGAAACACTAACAGAGTGTGCATGGAGGCGTGGCCTTTATTATGGGTCAGTGCAATGAAGCCGAGCAAAAAACTAAAGCTTTGTGAATCTCCTTATGTATTAATGTGGGTTGTCatgtgttttctgcttttcagGATAGCGACTTGTCTGATTTTGAACCTGTACCAGGACCTGAGACCAGTAGCATGGAGGGGGAGAATGCACCAGTTTACTGTATCTGCCGGAAACCAGACATCAACTGCTTCATGATGTACGCTCACAGCACCACTGTCAACACATCCGTCCAACGCAGGGTATAGACACGGCAACGTACAAaccttaatttctttttttgcttctccCACTGACAGTGGTTGTGATAACTGCAATGAATGGTTCCATGGCCACTGTATCAACATCACTGAGAAGAAAGCGAAGGCCATCCGCGAATGGTACTGCATGAGGTGCAGAGGTGATGACATTTTACACAGCACTTAAGCGTgccttttcataaaaaaatgtcatcatgaaaTATATCACAATCGTGTAATAAGACATTATTGCTTTATTCTCCCTGTAAACAGATGCAAGACCCTCATTGGAAATAAAGTACAGATCAAAGAAAAACgacagaagagagaaggaaTCTGAGCCTGAGAGATCAGACAGAGGTTACAGCACCCCGAGTACCCCAGACTACAAGAGTGAGAGGAGGCGTGGATCAAAAGTAAGTTGTATTTCTGACTTAACAATCTGATTTTTTGCAGTGTTATCTAAAGAGCATcaaaaaagtgtaaacattAGGTATCTGGATCTTCCAAATTCATGACATGTTATTCCTCATGAGAAAAATTATCATAGATCATTTAGCACAGAAATTTTAGACACGTCATCTTGAAaaaatttacatatttttgacaatttttaaaTGAACTTTTGAGAATATCCAGACTCAAACCAGCCCGTGGACTAATGTAGTCacaaaatttaaaacacaatattaaaGACACAGGCATATCATACAATGTATCTTAAATGTGCATCATCAGAATTGAAAGTATTGCCAATAATCTTGAAAAATAGATTGgtaataacataataaaaattttatataaatatattgtataatCACTCATTTCCGTTTCTTTCCCGTGACACTGTAATTATCTATAAACACTGTATATTTGCAGGTTGACCTCTTCGTTTTTAAGCATTGTGTGGATATTGCATGATGTAAAACTTCCCATTTCATAGAAAGCAGTGGCTCtaaatgtccatttttattttttcaggttAAGCGTTCAGTCCGAATGTGTGGTGAGTGTGAGCCCTGCAGACGGACTGAGGATTGTGCTCAGTGTGACTTCTGCAAGGACATGAAGAAGTTTGGAGGCCCTAACAAAATCAGACAGAAGTGCAGGTTCAGGCAATGTGAGGTTCGAGCCCGGGTAAGTGACTTCAGCTCTTGTCTCGTCTTTATGTTTCAataatcagaatcagctttgttggccaagcatgtgtaaacatacaaggaatttgtcTCCAAGTTGTAGGAAGACACTAGTGCTAGGGTGCAGCAGAGATGCTGGAATAGATATGGATGATAAACTGATTACTACGTATTAAATGTACAACCTCTTGCCTTTTGGTTTTGTACAGAAAATGCTGCGTGTGAAGGAAGAGGAATTATCTCTGCGGGAAAGGAGGGACAATTCCTACCACAGACGGAGACGGTATTCGGACGACTACGACAGTGAGGCCGATCTGTACCAGCAGTACAAGTCGGCAGGACTAGACGATAACATGGTAGCAGAACGCCTGACACAATATTGTTGCATATACTGTAAACCTGCTAATTTCAGATGCAACTACTACATTGATCATTATGTTGTAACTATTTGATGCCGTCTCACCCAGGCATGGGCCACTGATGACGACGAAGAGCCGCCGTTCAGCCCCGTCATGCGCAAGAAGGCAGTGAAGGTGAAGCACGTCAAGAGGCGGGAAAAGAAGTTTGACAAGAAAGTAAGACTTTCAATCatattgattcattattattaaatgcGGCCAGATGTCAAACAAGGTAAATGGTTGGTGACACACCGGGTGACATCTGGTCTGCTGCCTTTGTTTGCAGAAGGAGTCCCGTCGCcacaaacagaagcagaagcacaaagacaaaaccaGGCATAGTGACAAGGGGGAATTGCGGGATAACACTGGGCTGCGTCAGTGTCTGGGACCGACCTGTGTGGAGGTAGCAAGACCCAGCTCCAAATACTGCTCTGAGGACTGTGGCATGAAATTAGCTGCCAAGTAAGAACaatactttttattaattttattctttttacttACTAGTATGTTTCTGTTAGCTTACATACACTGAATTCCGGACAAAGGGGATGATCAAAAAACCTTTGCTTGAACTATTACTgcctgtttttcttcaaatgacaGTACTACTGCTCCACCTAGTGTTCAAAGTTTTAAATGTCGGGCttggttttaaaataattaGGTTGATACAAATTTTCCTCTTGAATGATCCTATATTGATTTATAAAATCTTTTAATATGCAGTGTGCCTTTTCCGGTGGATGCATGAAGCTTTAATCCCATTAGCGTTGGTTTCCTGCGATCTGGCCACGCAAGAGACATAAAACATGGCAGGCGCGTTTCCACTGAAGTCTGTTTGcgattcaaatttaaaacacaaagccGTCTGTGAGATGTGCACAAATATTTCAGTGAATCTTATCAGTAACTTTGTGAA is a window from the Scophthalmus maximus strain ysfricsl-2021 chromosome 6, ASM2237912v1, whole genome shotgun sequence genome containing:
- the cxxc1b gene encoding CXXC-type zinc finger protein 1b isoform X1 — encoded protein: MEAWPLLWDSDLSDFEPVPGPETSSMEGENAPVYCICRKPDINCFMIGCDNCNEWFHGHCINITEKKAKAIREWYCMRCRDARPSLEIKYRSKKNDRREKESEPERSDRGYSTPSTPDYKSERRRGSKVKRSVRMCGECEPCRRTEDCAQCDFCKDMKKFGGPNKIRQKCRFRQCEVRARKMLRVKEEELSLRERRDNSYHRRRRYSDDYDSEADLYQQYKSAGLDDNMAWATDDDEEPPFSPVMRKKAVKVKHVKRREKKFDKKKESRRHKQKQKHKDKTRHSDKGELRDNTGLRQCLGPTCVEVARPSSKYCSEDCGMKLAANRIYEILPQRIQQWQQSPCIAEEHGKKQLERIRREQQNARMRLTEMERRFHELEGIIAKAKQQAVQQDEDVNEADSEDSDLQIFCVSCSHPISPKGALRHMERCYAKYESQTSFGSMYPTRIEGATRLFCDVYNPQSKTYCKRLQVLCPEHSRDPKIPVDEVCGCPLVKSVFELTGDYCRVSKRKCNRHYNWEKLRRAEVDLERVRVWYKLDELFEQERNVRTAMTNRAGLLALMLHQTIQHDPLTTDLRTNKDR
- the cxxc1b gene encoding CXXC-type zinc finger protein 1b isoform X3, producing the protein MDSDLSDFEPVPGPETSSMEGENAPVYCICRKPDINCFMIGCDNCNEWFHGHCINITEKKAKAIREWYCMRCRDARPSLEIKYRSKKNDRREKESEPERSDRGYSTPSTPDYKSERRRGSKVKRSVRMCGECEPCRRTEDCAQCDFCKDMKKFGGPNKIRQKCRFRQCEVRARKMLRVKEEELSLRERRDNSYHRRRRYSDDYDSEADLYQQYKSAGLDDNMAWATDDDEEPPFSPVMRKKAVKVKHVKRREKKFDKKKESRRHKQKQKHKDKTRHSDKGELRDNTGLRQCLGPTCVEVARPSSKYCSEDCGMKLAANRIYEILPQRIQQWQQSPCIAEEHGKKQLERIRREQQNARMRLTEMERRFHELEGIIAKAKQQAVQQDEDVNEADSEDSDLQIFCVSCSHPISPKGALRHMERCYAKYESQTSFGSMYPTRIEGATRLFCDVYNPQSKTYCKRLQVLCPEHSRDPKIPVDEVCGCPLVKSVFELTGDYCRVSKRKCNRHYNWEKLRRAEVDLERVRVWYKLDELFEQERNVRTAMTNRAGLLALMLHQTIQHDPLTTDLRTNKDR
- the cxxc1b gene encoding CXXC-type zinc finger protein 1b isoform X2 — encoded protein: MRSQDSDLSDFEPVPGPETSSMEGENAPVYCICRKPDINCFMIGCDNCNEWFHGHCINITEKKAKAIREWYCMRCRDARPSLEIKYRSKKNDRREKESEPERSDRGYSTPSTPDYKSERRRGSKVKRSVRMCGECEPCRRTEDCAQCDFCKDMKKFGGPNKIRQKCRFRQCEVRARKMLRVKEEELSLRERRDNSYHRRRRYSDDYDSEADLYQQYKSAGLDDNMAWATDDDEEPPFSPVMRKKAVKVKHVKRREKKFDKKKESRRHKQKQKHKDKTRHSDKGELRDNTGLRQCLGPTCVEVARPSSKYCSEDCGMKLAANRIYEILPQRIQQWQQSPCIAEEHGKKQLERIRREQQNARMRLTEMERRFHELEGIIAKAKQQAVQQDEDVNEADSEDSDLQIFCVSCSHPISPKGALRHMERCYAKYESQTSFGSMYPTRIEGATRLFCDVYNPQSKTYCKRLQVLCPEHSRDPKIPVDEVCGCPLVKSVFELTGDYCRVSKRKCNRHYNWEKLRRAEVDLERVRVWYKLDELFEQERNVRTAMTNRAGLLALMLHQTIQHDPLTTDLRTNKDR
- the si:dkey-245f22.3 gene encoding myoD family inhibitor domain-containing protein 2 isoform X2, producing the protein MPHQLHLKYAKKNNAMMDAKLNSADVNGKVEDGSVDKRLLRDSKTTDLQEHVQADCVTAENPVESNLQNNPNGGVSREVSTRSPSSVEKAQPKPLCALLPPSVMETRTVYEVNKTIPSMRRSQGSLKTTSVHTEPDEEDLCAAILLACLFCHPLDCLLATVGGCSECVWSLCSYLCGCEPATLQPLLDVTHHCDLCRCLGARCFLCDCPICDICLQATECLDLAMEISQMLFH
- the si:dkey-245f22.3 gene encoding myoD family inhibitor domain-containing protein 2 isoform X1; its protein translation is MPHQLHLKYAKKIDNAMMDAKLNSADVNGKVEDGSVDKRLLRDSKTTDLQEHVQADCVTAENPVESNLQNNPNGGVSREVSTRSPSSVEKAQPKPLCALLPPSVMETRTVYEVNKTIPSMRRSQGSLKTTSVHTEPDEEDLCAAILLACLFCHPLDCLLATVGGCSECVWSLCSYLCGCEPATLQPLLDVTHHCDLCRCLGARCFLCDCPICDICLQATECLDLAMEISQMLFH